In Paenibacillus ihbetae, the following are encoded in one genomic region:
- a CDS encoding assimilatory sulfite reductase (NADPH) flavoprotein subunit codes for MELQVTNSPFNQEQVDLLNRLLPTLTEAQRTWLSGYITALQSTAAALAIPAAAAQATVSVSAASAPKEITVLFGSQTGNCHGLAKKLTKKLEESGMKVTLSSMSDFKPNNLKKLQHLLILVSTHGEGEPPDNAIPFYEFLHSKRAPQLDGLQYSVLALGDTSYEFFCQTGKDFDKRLEELGGQRLAPRVDCDVDFDEPASEWMAQVLQSLNQSSGLAAASGEAAALALSESTESEYSRSNPFQAEVLENLNLNGRGSQRETRHIEISLEGSSLQYEPGDSLGIYPENHPVLVDELISAMGWNADEEVVVNKNGEVRKLRDALLRHYEITVLTKPLIEQVAKLTGHEGLKGLLEPGHEQELRNYIQERDLLDLVQDYGLREVPARDFVGVLRKIPARLYSISSSPKAYPDEVHITVRSVRYEAHGRNRYGVCSVQLAERLEAGDLLPVYIQHNPNFKLPADPDTPIIMIGPGTGVAPFRAFLGEREETGASGKSWLFYGDQHFATDFLYQIEWQRWLKEGVLTRMDVAFSRDTEEKVYVQHRMLENSKELYQWLQEGACVYVCGDEKKMAHDVHAALGTILEQEGGLSPEEATEYLTLMQQQKRYQRDVY; via the coding sequence TTGGAACTTCAAGTAACGAACAGCCCTTTCAACCAGGAGCAGGTTGATCTGTTGAACCGTTTGCTGCCGACATTGACGGAAGCGCAGAGAACCTGGCTCAGCGGCTATATTACAGCTCTCCAAAGTACGGCAGCAGCACTGGCTATTCCTGCTGCTGCAGCGCAAGCGACGGTCTCGGTCAGCGCGGCTTCTGCGCCGAAGGAAATCACCGTACTATTTGGCTCTCAGACCGGCAACTGTCATGGATTGGCGAAGAAGCTCACCAAGAAGCTCGAGGAGAGCGGGATGAAGGTCACGCTGTCATCCATGAGCGACTTCAAACCGAACAATCTAAAGAAGCTGCAGCATCTCCTCATTCTCGTGAGTACGCACGGAGAGGGAGAACCGCCGGATAATGCGATACCTTTCTACGAATTCCTCCACAGCAAGCGGGCGCCGCAATTGGACGGTTTGCAGTATTCCGTGTTGGCGCTGGGAGATACCTCGTATGAGTTTTTCTGTCAGACCGGAAAGGATTTTGACAAGCGGCTCGAAGAATTGGGCGGACAACGGCTGGCGCCGAGAGTGGACTGCGACGTAGATTTTGATGAACCGGCATCCGAGTGGATGGCTCAAGTTCTTCAATCCCTGAATCAGTCCAGCGGGCTTGCGGCTGCTTCCGGTGAAGCTGCTGCGCTAGCTCTGAGCGAGAGTACGGAATCGGAATATTCGAGAAGCAATCCGTTTCAAGCTGAAGTGCTGGAGAACCTGAACTTGAACGGCCGGGGTTCGCAGCGGGAGACCCGCCATATCGAAATATCCCTGGAAGGCTCCAGCCTCCAATATGAACCGGGGGACAGCCTGGGGATCTACCCGGAAAATCATCCGGTGCTGGTGGATGAGCTGATTTCGGCCATGGGATGGAATGCGGACGAAGAGGTTGTGGTTAACAAGAACGGCGAGGTGCGCAAGCTTCGCGATGCCCTGCTGCGTCATTATGAGATTACCGTGCTGACTAAGCCTTTGATTGAACAAGTGGCGAAGCTGACGGGCCATGAAGGGCTGAAGGGCCTGCTCGAGCCAGGCCACGAACAGGAGCTGCGAAATTACATTCAAGAACGCGACCTGCTGGATCTGGTTCAGGACTACGGACTGCGGGAAGTGCCTGCGCGTGATTTTGTAGGGGTGCTGCGCAAAATTCCGGCACGCCTGTACTCGATTTCGAGCAGTCCGAAGGCATATCCGGACGAGGTTCATATTACGGTCCGATCCGTCCGTTATGAGGCGCATGGACGGAACCGTTACGGCGTTTGCTCGGTTCAATTAGCCGAGCGGCTGGAAGCCGGCGATTTGCTGCCGGTGTATATTCAGCATAACCCGAACTTCAAGCTGCCGGCGGATCCGGATACACCGATTATTATGATCGGACCGGGTACGGGCGTTGCTCCGTTCCGGGCATTCCTTGGGGAACGCGAGGAGACCGGCGCCTCCGGGAAATCATGGCTGTTTTATGGGGATCAGCATTTCGCAACGGACTTCCTGTACCAGATCGAGTGGCAGCGCTGGCTGAAGGAAGGAGTGCTGACCCGGATGGACGTCGCCTTTTCCCGAGATACCGAGGAGAAGGTATATGTGCAGCACCGCATGCTGGAGAACAGCAAAGAGCTATATCAGTGGCTGCAAGAGGGAGCCTGCGTCTATGTATGCGGAGATGAGAAGAAGATGGCTCATGACGTGCATGCCGCGCTTGGCACCATTCTGGAGCAGGAAGGCGGTTTAAGCCCGGAAGAGGCCACGGAATACCTTACCCTTATGCAGCAACAGAAACGTTATCAGCGGGACGTCTATTAA
- the bshB2 gene encoding bacillithiol biosynthesis deacetylase BshB2 — MGQNILVILPHPDDEAFGLSGTLAKYIVEGAHVTYACLTLGEMGRNMGIPPFANRITLPSIRKAELEESCKAIGIQDLRLMGFHDKTIEFEDQDKLDGVIASLLEEIKPSLVFTFYPGYSVHPDHDATGAAVTRTIERMPAEERPAVHCLAFSRNCEEELGKPDVVHDVSMFIVQKMNSIQAHRSQFQAAELLGKKQLKTKEIEQRFGTERFWTYTFA, encoded by the coding sequence ATGGGGCAAAACATACTGGTTATCCTGCCGCATCCGGATGATGAAGCGTTCGGCTTATCCGGGACGCTGGCTAAATATATCGTAGAAGGCGCGCATGTCACCTATGCATGTCTGACACTCGGCGAGATGGGCCGCAATATGGGCATTCCGCCGTTTGCCAACCGCATTACACTGCCGAGCATTCGCAAAGCCGAGCTGGAGGAATCCTGCAAGGCCATCGGCATCCAGGATTTGAGGCTGATGGGCTTCCACGATAAAACGATTGAATTCGAGGATCAAGATAAACTGGATGGCGTTATTGCATCTTTGCTTGAGGAAATTAAGCCTTCCCTTGTCTTCACGTTCTATCCCGGTTACAGCGTACACCCTGACCACGATGCAACCGGCGCTGCAGTCACGCGTACCATTGAGCGGATGCCGGCGGAGGAGAGACCGGCTGTACACTGTCTGGCCTTCTCAAGGAATTGCGAAGAGGAGCTCGGCAAGCCGGACGTTGTTCATGATGTATCCATGTTTATTGTGCAGAAGATGAACTCGATTCAGGCTCATCGCTCGCAGTTCCAGGCGGCGGAGCTGCTTGGCAAGAAGCAGCTGAAGACAAAGGAAATCGAACAGCGTTTTGGAACCGAGCGCTTCTGGACATATACATTTGCTTAA
- a CDS encoding MFS transporter, which yields MEKRSIKSPTDRLMVLVALTLAVTVMNATMFNIVLPEIRHEFKLSMSEVSWVSTTYLLVFAVGSVVYGKLADACRLKSLITFGFITFAAGSLVGMLSVSYGMVIAGRMLQAAGAAVIPAVSGIIPVRYVPSSTRGRALGITMTGGAVGSAAGPALAALLSSVVHWRLLFLLPVLTLLLLPLYYKYLQDDRQGRKVRMDWLGGGLLAGTIAMLLLFVTSVAPWTFIGFVLLMAALLLRITRAEEPFISPRLFSNRRYALGLGIVFMTTGIGYSLAFLTPTLLSELHGMGDGRAGWVLVPAAVLAAFLSKTGGRTADRKGNSFLFFLASTLYMICFLMMSSFSMGAQIFIALFLIFGTVGQAFMSISLTKTVSLALPKDQSGVGLGLMSMLNFVSGAVFASLYGRMVDQGIGSAWNPLMGEKGDEADTFSNIYLLLAVLMMAVVMIYAAGFMRRSKKLQNASSTG from the coding sequence ATGGAGAAACGGTCAATCAAGTCACCCACGGACCGCCTCATGGTCTTAGTGGCCCTCACCCTTGCCGTTACGGTTATGAATGCAACGATGTTCAACATTGTGCTTCCAGAGATCCGGCATGAATTCAAGCTAAGCATGTCAGAGGTCAGTTGGGTGAGCACCACATATTTGCTGGTGTTTGCGGTCGGCAGCGTAGTGTACGGCAAACTCGCAGATGCTTGCCGGTTAAAATCCCTGATTACGTTTGGATTCATTACCTTTGCGGCGGGCTCGCTGGTCGGGATGCTGTCGGTATCCTATGGCATGGTCATTGCCGGGCGGATGCTGCAAGCCGCAGGCGCGGCTGTAATCCCTGCTGTATCAGGAATAATCCCTGTTCGTTATGTTCCATCATCCACGAGGGGGAGAGCCCTGGGGATTACGATGACGGGCGGCGCTGTCGGCAGCGCCGCAGGCCCCGCGTTGGCAGCCCTGCTGTCGAGCGTTGTGCATTGGCGGCTATTGTTCCTGCTGCCTGTGCTGACCCTGCTGTTATTGCCGCTTTACTACAAATATTTACAGGATGATCGGCAAGGCCGCAAGGTAAGGATGGATTGGCTTGGAGGAGGATTGCTTGCCGGGACGATTGCCATGCTCCTGCTGTTCGTAACGTCGGTTGCACCATGGACATTCATTGGCTTCGTGTTGCTTATGGCGGCTCTGCTCCTGAGAATAACGAGAGCTGAAGAACCTTTTATCAGTCCCCGGCTTTTTTCGAATAGGCGTTATGCGCTGGGCCTGGGTATTGTCTTTATGACAACCGGCATCGGCTACTCGCTGGCATTTCTGACACCGACCCTGCTGTCCGAATTGCATGGGATGGGAGACGGCAGGGCCGGTTGGGTGCTGGTACCCGCTGCCGTCCTCGCAGCGTTTTTAAGCAAGACGGGAGGGCGCACGGCGGATCGCAAGGGCAACAGCTTTCTGTTTTTCTTAGCATCGACGCTATACATGATCTGCTTCTTGATGATGTCTTCATTTTCAATGGGTGCGCAGATTTTCATCGCCTTGTTCCTAATCTTTGGTACGGTAGGCCAGGCGTTCATGTCGATCTCGCTTACCAAAACCGTATCGCTGGCCCTACCGAAGGATCAAAGCGGTGTTGGCCTGGGGCTGATGTCGATGCTGAATTTTGTTTCAGGGGCTGTTTTTGCCAGCCTGTACGGAAGAATGGTGGACCAAGGAATCGGTTCCGCCTGGAACCCTTTGATGGGAGAGAAAGGCGATGAAGCCGATACCTTCAGCAACATTTATTTGCTGCTGGCCGTGTTGATGATGGCGGTCGTCATGATCTATGCTGCAGGGTTCATGCGGCGGTCGAAGAAGCTTCAGAATGCTTCCTCTACAGGGTGA
- the cysI gene encoding assimilatory sulfite reductase (NADPH) hemoprotein subunit, with protein sequence MSDNNLLSPNSAPHSDVEDIKRRSNYLRGSLVETLQDRITGSIPEDDNRLMKFHGSYMQDDRDLRNERHKQKLEPAYQFMLRVRAAGGVVTPEQWLMMDRVARKYANGTIRLTTRQSFQLHGVLKWNMKSTIQEVNAAMLSTLAACGDVNRNVMLNPNPYQSEVHSEVYEWARKISNHLDPRTRAYHEIWLDGEKVVDSREDEEQEPIYGKVYLPRKFKIGIAVPPSNDVDVFSQDLGLIAIVEDGKLQGFNVTVGGGMGMSHGDPLTYPQVGKLIGFCKPEQVIDVAEKTVTIQRDYGDRAVRKHARFKYTIDDRGIGWFVGELSSRLGWELEEARPFHFDHNGDRYGWVKGSNGRWHYTLFIQNGRVKDEPDYLLMTGLREIANIHNGDFRLTANQNLIIANVSSHKKKKIEDLIQTYGLTDGKHGSSLRRNSMACVALPTCGLAMAESERYLPSLLDKIEPMLAEHGLQEEDIVIRMTGCPNGCARPMLAEIAFIGKAPGKYNMYLGGGFSGHRLNKLYKENIGEAEILDSLRPIIAHYAKERHDGEHFGDFVIRAGYVQEVLDGRQFHA encoded by the coding sequence ATGTCTGACAATAATTTATTATCACCGAATAGTGCACCGCATAGCGATGTAGAAGATATTAAGCGCCGAAGCAACTATCTGCGAGGCAGTCTGGTCGAGACGCTTCAGGACCGTATCACGGGCTCCATCCCGGAGGATGATAACCGGCTCATGAAGTTCCACGGCAGCTACATGCAGGATGATCGGGATTTGCGGAATGAGCGCCATAAGCAAAAGCTCGAGCCTGCCTATCAATTCATGCTTCGCGTTAGGGCCGCCGGAGGCGTGGTGACGCCGGAGCAATGGCTGATGATGGATCGGGTCGCCCGGAAGTATGCCAACGGGACGATCCGGCTGACTACCCGCCAATCGTTCCAGCTTCACGGCGTGCTTAAGTGGAATATGAAAAGCACAATCCAGGAAGTAAACGCTGCGATGCTGAGCACGCTGGCTGCATGCGGTGACGTGAACCGGAACGTCATGCTGAATCCGAATCCATATCAATCCGAGGTTCACTCGGAGGTCTACGAATGGGCTCGCAAGATCAGCAACCATCTGGACCCCCGCACGCGGGCATATCACGAAATTTGGCTCGATGGGGAAAAGGTCGTCGACAGCCGCGAGGATGAAGAGCAGGAGCCGATTTACGGCAAAGTCTATTTGCCGCGTAAATTCAAGATTGGCATCGCCGTTCCGCCTTCGAACGACGTCGACGTGTTCTCGCAGGATCTGGGGTTGATCGCGATTGTGGAAGACGGGAAGCTCCAGGGCTTCAATGTAACGGTTGGCGGCGGCATGGGAATGTCGCACGGGGACCCGCTGACTTATCCGCAGGTCGGAAAGCTGATCGGCTTCTGTAAACCGGAGCAGGTTATCGATGTTGCGGAGAAGACGGTCACGATTCAGAGGGATTACGGCGATCGGGCCGTGCGAAAGCATGCCAGATTCAAGTATACCATCGATGACCGCGGAATCGGCTGGTTCGTAGGCGAGCTGAGCAGCCGGCTCGGCTGGGAGCTGGAGGAGGCGCGTCCGTTCCATTTTGACCATAACGGTGACCGCTATGGCTGGGTTAAAGGCAGCAATGGACGTTGGCACTACACCCTCTTTATCCAGAACGGCCGGGTGAAGGACGAACCGGATTATTTGCTGATGACAGGTTTGCGGGAAATTGCCAACATTCATAACGGCGATTTCCGTCTTACGGCGAACCAGAATCTGATCATTGCCAATGTCAGCAGCCATAAGAAGAAAAAGATCGAGGATCTCATCCAAACCTACGGACTGACGGACGGCAAGCACGGCTCTTCGCTCCGCCGAAATTCCATGGCCTGCGTGGCTCTGCCAACCTGCGGCCTCGCAATGGCGGAGTCCGAACGCTATCTGCCTTCGCTGCTGGATAAAATCGAACCGATGCTTGCGGAGCACGGACTGCAAGAAGAGGATATCGTCATTCGCATGACCGGGTGCCCGAACGGCTGTGCACGACCGATGCTTGCGGAGATTGCATTCATCGGCAAAGCACCTGGCAAATACAATATGTACTTGGGCGGAGGCTTTTCCGGTCATCGTCTGAACAAGCTGTATAAAGAGAACATCGGGGAAGCGGAAATATTGGATTCCCTTCGTCCGATCATTGCCCATTATGCCAAAGAGCGGCACGATGGCGAGCATTTCGGCGATTTTGTCATTCGGGCAGGCTATGTGCAGGAGGTACTGGACGGCCGGCAGTTCCACGCATAA
- a CDS encoding LysR family transcriptional regulator: MELLQLRYFQTVAKMEHMTRASQELHIAQPALSKTIARLEADVGVPLFDRYGGRIRLNAFGKLYLDKVDRALRLLEEGQKEVLELAGLEQGSIHLATSTLDLLSDPLSRFIERYPDVNFKISQVSPDEMIQLVEDGRADMCFTAIALEQPFLSQVTVLSEDIYLAVPAGHRLSDRTSVRLSELSGESFIGYKEDFIFQKMYDQYFREAGIRPKYVCRVDEPPAVASLVRAGIGVALYGCRSAQDSRLTLIPITEPQCRRDYRLVWHNKQYLSLAASTFREFLLDYFKDPGLSTAL; encoded by the coding sequence ATGGAACTGCTCCAGCTGCGTTATTTTCAGACAGTCGCCAAAATGGAACATATGACGAGAGCCTCACAGGAGCTGCACATCGCTCAGCCTGCTCTTAGCAAGACGATTGCAAGGCTGGAAGCCGATGTCGGCGTCCCTCTTTTTGATCGTTACGGCGGACGGATTCGATTAAATGCATTCGGTAAACTATATTTAGACAAGGTGGATCGCGCACTGCGGCTGCTTGAGGAAGGTCAGAAGGAGGTTCTGGAGCTGGCAGGTCTCGAGCAAGGAAGCATCCACTTGGCAACCTCTACGCTCGACCTGCTGTCCGATCCGCTCAGCCGATTTATTGAACGATATCCTGACGTGAACTTCAAGATCTCCCAGGTCAGTCCGGATGAAATGATCCAACTGGTGGAAGACGGGCGGGCCGATATGTGCTTTACTGCAATAGCCCTGGAGCAGCCCTTTTTGTCCCAGGTTACCGTGCTGAGCGAAGACATCTATTTAGCGGTACCGGCGGGGCACCGGCTGTCGGATCGAACGAGTGTCCGGTTGTCCGAGCTTAGCGGGGAATCGTTTATCGGTTATAAAGAAGATTTTATTTTTCAAAAGATGTATGATCAGTACTTTCGAGAAGCGGGAATCCGTCCAAAGTATGTATGCAGGGTGGATGAGCCGCCGGCGGTTGCCAGCCTGGTTCGGGCGGGGATCGGAGTCGCCTTGTACGGATGCAGAAGCGCTCAAGACAGTAGGCTTACGCTGATTCCGATCACGGAACCGCAGTGCAGGCGAGATTACCGGCTGGTCTGGCATAACAAACAATATCTGTCTCTGGCCGCCAGCACGTTTCGCGAGTTCTTGTTGGATTATTTCAAGGATCCCGGCTTGAGCACGGCCCTGTAA
- a CDS encoding YojF family protein — protein MELINPAEVQQMIDTMKNQDLYIHLEMTTGAYAAHYDSSKHPAANFITNAVIRYEHGSISGNGPYRVGLKMSHGWVYTEGLTHFEQSDTDRLIMAGHDSQGKLVVALQLSREPF, from the coding sequence ATGGAACTCATAAATCCGGCTGAAGTTCAGCAAATGATCGATACAATGAAGAATCAGGATTTATATATTCATCTTGAAATGACGACAGGGGCATATGCGGCTCATTATGATAGCTCGAAGCATCCTGCCGCCAATTTCATCACGAACGCAGTCATCCGATACGAGCACGGCTCTATATCGGGGAACGGCCCTTACCGGGTCGGATTAAAGATGAGCCATGGCTGGGTTTACACCGAAGGACTGACGCATTTCGAGCAATCCGATACGGATCGGCTGATCATGGCAGGCCATGACAGTCAAGGGAAGCTGGTTGTCGCACTGCAGCTTAGTCGGGAACCTTTTTAA
- a CDS encoding MFS transporter — translation MFNNPYVRVIMLSRVFLNLGIWVRNFAILLYVTDLTQNDPLYVSLISVAEYAPIFLFAIIGGTFADRWQPKRTMLGADMLSALSVFLVLIAVHFGSWQALLGLTFFSAIVSQFSQPSTMKLFKRHVPEEQLQSLMAMFQSLVAFFMVIGPIAGAFVYQRYGIEISLVVTGALFSGSALFLSRLPRDEKSAQPAHKPDFKRELTEGFRYVWNRPALRSLGAAFTAAGLAAGLIQPLLLFVTIENLGKDKAFLQWLLTANGAAMLVGGGFVMWLAKKVSPQALLAAGLAVSAIGTMGIGFSTNIPLTLLLQVVNGFFYPCIHIGINTLILKNTESSFIGRVGGILTPMFMGMMVIGMSLGGTLKGVFSLVAVYSISCILFLLGALFLVPLLKRNAVSKGSPNRNN, via the coding sequence GTGTTTAACAATCCCTATGTCCGCGTCATTATGCTGTCGCGGGTGTTTCTCAACCTGGGCATTTGGGTCCGTAACTTCGCGATATTGCTATACGTCACGGATTTGACCCAAAATGACCCGCTGTACGTGTCGCTGATATCCGTAGCGGAATATGCGCCAATCTTCCTCTTTGCGATTATCGGGGGAACGTTTGCCGACCGCTGGCAGCCCAAACGAACGATGCTCGGGGCTGATATGCTGTCCGCCCTTTCCGTATTTCTCGTATTGATCGCCGTTCACTTCGGATCATGGCAGGCTTTGCTTGGACTAACCTTTTTCTCAGCTATCGTCTCCCAATTCTCGCAGCCCTCCACGATGAAGCTGTTTAAACGTCATGTACCGGAGGAGCAGCTTCAATCGTTGATGGCGATGTTCCAATCATTGGTTGCTTTCTTTATGGTCATCGGTCCGATCGCTGGGGCATTCGTCTACCAACGGTACGGCATCGAAATATCACTGGTCGTTACGGGCGCGTTATTCAGCGGATCCGCGCTGTTTCTGTCCCGTCTGCCAAGAGACGAGAAGAGCGCTCAGCCAGCTCATAAACCAGATTTTAAACGCGAGTTGACGGAAGGGTTTCGTTATGTCTGGAATCGGCCCGCTTTGCGATCTCTTGGCGCGGCGTTTACTGCCGCCGGGCTGGCGGCAGGCCTGATCCAGCCCTTATTGCTGTTCGTCACGATCGAGAATCTGGGGAAGGACAAAGCGTTTCTTCAATGGCTGCTGACGGCGAATGGTGCAGCTATGCTCGTGGGCGGCGGATTCGTTATGTGGTTGGCGAAGAAGGTCTCCCCTCAAGCTTTACTGGCCGCTGGGCTTGCCGTCAGCGCCATTGGAACAATGGGGATCGGCTTTTCTACCAATATCCCGCTAACGCTGCTGCTTCAAGTCGTGAACGGTTTTTTCTACCCGTGCATCCACATCGGCATCAATACGCTGATCCTGAAAAATACCGAAAGCTCTTTTATCGGCCGGGTAGGCGGCATTCTCACGCCTATGTTCATGGGCATGATGGTCATCGGCATGTCGCTGGGCGGTACGTTGAAGGGAGTCTTCTCCTTGGTTGCCGTCTACTCGATCAGCTGTATTCTATTCCTTCTTGGCGCCTTATTCTTGGTTCCGTTATTGAAACGAAACGCGGTTTCCAAGGGCAGCCCTAACCGAAATAATTAA
- the cdaS gene encoding sporulation-specific diadenylate cyclase CdaS produces the protein MESSKEHCNFAPLKHKLEEHLIEIEQQIRQIIEKLDQDQTCLLNDLDHVRSKFLEAEALSSTYYLNCFLYPFTKKYKEIATSIYHLSQKKMGALIVIQREDLLESFITPGISLSAEITSPLLESIFIQGSPLHDGAVLVRQDMIISAANVLPLTGRTYGERKLGTRHRAAIGLTELCDALVLVVSEETGKTSFCMQGTLYPLSIPTP, from the coding sequence ATGGAGTCAAGCAAGGAACATTGTAATTTTGCCCCACTGAAGCATAAGCTTGAAGAGCATCTCATCGAGATCGAGCAGCAGATCCGTCAAATCATTGAGAAGCTGGATCAGGATCAAACCTGCCTGCTCAATGATTTGGATCATGTCAGATCCAAATTTCTGGAGGCCGAAGCCCTCTCCTCCACCTATTATTTGAACTGTTTTCTCTATCCTTTTACGAAAAAATATAAAGAGATCGCGACCTCGATCTATCACTTAAGCCAGAAGAAGATGGGTGCGCTGATCGTAATTCAACGAGAGGATTTGCTGGAGTCTTTTATCACTCCGGGAATATCGTTGTCTGCCGAAATCACAAGCCCGCTGCTCGAGTCCATCTTCATTCAAGGCAGCCCTCTTCACGACGGGGCCGTTCTTGTTCGGCAGGATATGATTATCTCGGCTGCCAATGTATTGCCGCTAACTGGCCGAACCTACGGGGAACGGAAGCTGGGAACCCGACATCGGGCGGCTATCGGTTTAACCGAACTGTGTGATGCGCTCGTCCTGGTCGTATCGGAGGAAACCGGCAAAACATCTTTTTGCATGCAGGGGACATTATATCCGCTGTCAATTCCAACCCCCTAG
- a CDS encoding helix-turn-helix transcriptional regulator: protein MNERYAEIDEVIAYIHKNIYEPLPLSLLASYIGYSPYHFSRIFKERIGLPPLYYVSSLRLEKAKDLLLHTHLSIRDIALEIGQQSLGTFTTRFTERVGVSPSTFRNSRDEVDERLLALQRLSDWRQSMPVLNPNATIEGTVHAQAPFQGVILIGLFAKPIPEGLPLYGTLLPSLGPFRFTDVKPGTYYLMATSVQWGMQAVDVLLTQSTTLRTRSREPIVVTPYTKVPPLEVTLHVPRLDDPPILISLPLLMDHFLKKVPLAVR from the coding sequence ATGAATGAGCGTTATGCCGAGATCGATGAAGTGATCGCATACATACATAAGAACATCTATGAGCCGTTGCCGTTGTCATTATTAGCCAGCTATATCGGATACAGTCCATATCACTTCTCCCGGATCTTCAAGGAACGCATCGGGCTTCCGCCCTTGTATTACGTGTCCTCGCTGCGTCTGGAGAAGGCGAAGGATTTGCTGCTGCATACACATCTGAGCATCCGCGATATCGCGCTCGAGATTGGACAGCAAAGTCTCGGCACCTTTACGACCCGATTTACCGAAAGGGTGGGAGTCTCTCCTTCTACTTTCCGCAATTCCAGGGACGAAGTGGACGAGCGTTTGTTAGCGCTTCAACGATTAAGCGACTGGCGGCAATCCATGCCGGTATTGAATCCCAATGCGACGATTGAAGGCACGGTTCATGCCCAGGCCCCGTTCCAAGGCGTCATTCTGATCGGATTATTTGCGAAGCCGATACCCGAAGGCCTTCCACTCTATGGCACGCTCCTTCCATCGCTGGGTCCCTTCAGATTCACGGATGTTAAACCCGGAACGTATTACTTGATGGCAACCTCCGTTCAATGGGGCATGCAAGCCGTAGATGTTCTTCTTACCCAGTCTACAACGCTCCGCACCCGTTCCAGGGAGCCGATCGTCGTGACACCTTATACTAAGGTTCCTCCATTAGAAGTAACTCTCCACGTTCCCAGATTGGATGATCCTCCGATCCTGATCTCGCTGCCGCTGCTAATGGACCATTTCTTAAAGAAGGTGCCTCTGGCCGTCCGGTAA